A genomic segment from Carassius auratus strain Wakin chromosome 25, ASM336829v1, whole genome shotgun sequence encodes:
- the ptdss2 gene encoding phosphatidylserine synthase 2 — translation MAKGEWKRSGTDDLQLSGRSDCEVFDDGTNTFFWRAHTLTVLFILTCALVYVTLLEETPHDTAYNTKRGIVASILVFLCFGVTQAKDGPFTRPHPAYWRFWLCVSVVYELFLIFILFQTVHDGRQFMKYIDPKLGVPLPERGYGGNCLIYDPGHPTDPFHNIWDKMDGFVPAHFLGWYIKTLVIRDWWMCMIISVMFEFLEYSLEHQLPNFSECWWDHWIMDVLVCNGLGIYCGMKTLGWLSMKPYQWQGLWNIPTYKGKIKRIAFQFTPYNWVKFEWRPASSLRRWLAVLGIIFTFLLAELNTFYLKFVLWMPPEHYLVLLRLVFFVNVGGVSMREIYDFMDDPKFHKKLGQQAWIVTTITVTEFLIVVKYDPKTIMLPIPFFITQCWILGIVLVLIWTLWRFFIHDITLRYKETRRRRQEGSSERDRAPGHTDGSNLATSGRSRLNGSMDAVRHRKP, via the exons ATGGCTAAAGGCGAGTGGAAGAGGTCAGGCACCGATGATCTCCAGTTATCCGGCCGCTCTGATTGTGAAGTGTTCGATGATGGAACCAACACCTTCTTCTG gAGGGCCCATACTCTGACAGTGCTGTTCATCCTGACATGTGCTCTGGTTTATGTGACACTATTGGAGGAGACGCCACATGACACTGCGTACAACACTAAAAG AGGAATTGTAGCCAGTATTCTGGTGTTCCTTTGTTTTGGAGTAACACAAGCTAAAGATGGTCCCTTCACTCGTCCTCACCCAG CGTACTGGCGTTTCTGGCTATGCGTTTCTGTTGTGTATGAACTCTTTCTCATCTTCATCCTGTTTCAG ACAGTGCACGATGGCAGGCAGTTTATGAAATACATTGACCCAAAACTTGGCGTCCCTCTTCCTGAAAGAGGTTATGGCGGGAACTGCCTCATTTATGACCCCGGACATCCTACCGACCCCTTCCACAATATCTGG gacaaAATGGATGGATTTGTTCCTGCCCATTTTCTCGGCTGGTACATTAAG ACGCTGGTGATCAGGGACTGGTGGATGTGTATGATCATCAGTGTGATGTTTGAGTTCCTGGAGTACAGTCTCGAACACCAGCTGCCCAACTTCTCTGAGTGCTGGTGGGACCAT TGGATCATGGATGTTTTGGTGTGCAACGGGTTGGGTATATACTGTGGCATGAAGACTCTCGGTTGGCTCTCCATGAAGCCGTATCAGTGGCAGGGATTGTGGAACATCCCAACATACAA GGGGAAAATCAAACGTATTGCTTTCCAGTTTACCCCGTACAATTGGGTGAAGTTTGAGTGGCGCCCCGCGTCTAGCCTGCGGAGATGGCTGGCGGTGTTGGGTATTATTTTCACG TTCTTATTGGCGGAGCTGAATACGTTCTATTTGAAGTTTGTGTTGTGGATGCCTCCTGAACATTATCTGGTGCTTCTGCGGCTCGTCTTCTTTGTGAATGTGGGTGGAGTGTCTATGCGAGAGATCTACGACTTCATGGATGATCC GAAATTCCATAAAAAGTTGGGCCAGCAAGCGTGGATTGTGACGACCATCACTGTTACAGAGTTTCTGATCGTGGTCAAATATGATCCCAAAACCATCATGCTGCCGATCCCCTTCTTTATCACACAGTGCTGGATACTCGGAATCGTCCTCGTCCTCATTTGGACCTTGTGGCGGTTCTTCATCCA TGACATCACGCTCCGATACAAAGAAACACGCCGGCGCAGACAGGAAGGGTCTTCAGAGCGGGACAGAGCACCTGGACACACTGACGGCAGCAATTTAGCCACATCAGGCCGTAGCAGACTAAACGGCAGCATGGACGCGGTCCGACACAGGAAGCCATGA
- the LOC113043739 gene encoding interferon-induced transmembrane protein 5-like, whose translation MDNATYSYVNDCTPLTNCKSGRKAGGSTVVNMSQAGKKPPNDYLVWSLCNTLYVNFCCLGFMALIYSIKARDQKTLGDMRAAQECSDKAKWYNILASGWNLLIPLMVLGLLVLLVVHLGSSEGTFDFFGEDGFQSFMKLFSR comes from the exons ATGGATAACGCCACATACAGCTACGTGAACGACTGCACTCCGCTCACTAACTGTAAATCCGGCCGAAAGGCTGGCGGCTCCACGGTGGTCAACATGAGTCAAGCGGGCAAGAAGCCACCAAACGACTACCTGGTCTGGTCGCTCTGTAACACTCTTTACGTCAACTTCTGCTGCTTGGGATTCATGGCTCTGATCTACTCCATCAAG GCTCGAGATCAGAAGACCTTGGGCGACATGCGTGCAGCACAGGAATGCTCGGACAAAGCGAAGTGGTACAACATTCTGGCATCGGGCTGGAATCTGTTGATTCCTCTGATGGTGTTGGGTCTGCTGGTCTTGCTCGTGGTTCATCTGGGAAGCTCAGAGGGAACGTTTGATTTCTTCGGTGAAGACGGATTCCAGAGCTTCATGAAGCTCTTCAGCAGGTAG